Below is a window of Prosthecochloris sp. GSB1 DNA.
AGGGAGTATGAACAGGAATGCGCGACGGACGGGTCGCCAGCGAGCCTGAGAGGCCTGCTCGGCCGCTTCGCTGAACGCGTTGATTCGGAGGAAGACCTGTTCCCTGAACCTCCGCTGCACGCGGTGCGAGTGCTTACCTTCCACAAGGCCAAGGGGCTCGAATGGCCGGTGGTTGTCCTGCTCGATCTCGACTCGAGGGACAGAACCGATATCTCCCGGCCGATGGCCGAAAGCCCCGGCGGCATCGACGCCTCAGCTCCGCTGAGCGACCGTTTTATCCGTTTCTGGCCCTCCCCTTTCGGCGGCAAGGAGCCCTTCGGCGACCTGGAAGCCGTGGCGCGGAGCAATGTCATGCAGGAAGCCGTGGAGCAGTCCCGCGACGAATCCGCGAGACTGCTCTACGTCGCCATGACCCGTGCACGGGACTGCCTCGTGCTGGGCGCCTCTTCGAAAAGTGCTTCATTTCCCTGGCTGGAGCAAGCCGGCGCGGAATGCTTCGTGAAAGGCAGTGGAGACGTGGTCACACTGCCCGACGGAAGCACGCTCCGCTGTGAACGATGGGACGATCTGGATGACGAAACGCCGGTTCCACAGGCTGGAATTGAACGAGCATCCCTGTTCTGGTACGCGCCCCGGGAGCCTGTCCCCGAAAGGTTGCCGGAGCAGCTTTCGCCGTCACTCCGTGAAGCCGCACCCGAAGTCACGGTGACGGAAACGGTTCGCTACGGAAGCACTCTGAAATTGCACGGTGCGCCGGACCCCATGGAAAAGGGAACGGTGATTCACGGCATCCTGGCGTTCTCCCTCTCGCAGCGGCCGGGAACCTGCGACGCAGCGTCGGTGGCTGAATTGCTCGAACGACACGCAATGGCCGGATTGTGCGAACCCGAATCCATCGCGAGGCAGCTCGGAGAGTTCCGCCGGACACTCTCCGAGCGCTGGCCGGACGGAACCCTGCATGTCGAGGTCCCGGTGGAGCAACTGCTTCACCGCGCCCAAGTGCTCAAGGGACAGATCGACCTCGTGCTCGAAACGCCGGACGGCTGGGTGATCATCGACCACAAAATCACGGTTATCGGACAGAACCTGTGGTCGGCAAAAGCCCTCGAGTACAGCGGGCAGCTCCTCGAGTACAAACAGGCCCTCGAAGCCGTGACAGGCAAACCGGTCGAAAGCTGCTGGATCAACCTCTTCGCGTCCGGCGGTCTTGTCCGGCTCGATGTGTAGCGATGCGCAGTCGCCTTTTTCAATCGGTTCAGAAAAAAATCCGCAACCGTGCGAACCCTCGGGAACAGCCCGCGAAGAAAAAATATTTTTCGGACATCCTCGGGAATGGATTATTTTTCTGCAGGCTCCCTGAATCTTGCCCTAACCCGATACAAGACGCTTTCTCTTCTCTCATGCGCACATCGCCGTGCCGAAAGACTCTCACGGCAAGCATCCTGAAAGTTTTTGCCAACGCACGAAAACGGAGACATCCACATGGCGCAAGCCAAGAAAACCTTCACCGAATTCCTGGATATCAGGCCGCCGCTGCCTCCGAAACCGGACATGCAGCCGACGACGGCGTCGTTCAGGAAAAAGCTGCGCAAACGATCCCCTGCAATGGAGATACGAAAAAAGCTCAGGTTCAAACCCGTGGACATGGAGGTGCTCGACCAGCCCTGGGTGCCGGAAAAAGAGCTGCCTGTCGCCCGCGACTGTTTCGGCGCCGCCGTCGCCGACGGCCGGATCTACGCGATCGGGGGGCGCACGGCGATCGGCGAGGACTCTCTTTTCCAGACCGAAGCCTCACTGGTCCATGCCTACAACCCGGCCACGCAGACATGGGCGACGAAAAAAGGAATGCTCTATCCTCACGCCGGCAATACCGCAGTCACCGCCGCCAACGGCCGGATCTACTCGTTCGGCGGCTACATTAAAATGACGATGGAAAACTACGACGACCCGCGCTACAAGGTTCTGGCGGCGGCGGGCTCGACCAGCAATCTCGTCCAGGAATACGACCCGTCCGCGAACGCATGGTCGCTGAAAAACAACATGCCGAGGGAACGCGCCTTTCACGCGGCAGTAGCGGCAACTGACGGCGCGGTGTACGTTTTCGGAGGATACGGGATCGAGCATATCTGGCCCGATCCCGCAAATCCGGACCCGAAAAAGGACGTCAAGCTCCGGGACGTGGACCGCTACACGGTTTCCAGCGATACGTGGACGATGATGGCCCCGATGCCGACCCCGAGAAGCGGCCTTGCCGCCGTGCAGGGAAAGGACGGAAAAATTTACGTCATGGGCGGGCTCGGGGAAACCTGCGAGTGGCTGCCGACCGTCGAAGCGTATGATCCAGCGACGAATTCCTGGGAGAAAAAAGCGGACATGCCGACCGCTCGCGGCGCCTTTTCAGCCGTCACGGACAACGGGGGAAACATCCACGTCATCGGCGGCGTCTGCGAGTGGGACTCGATCAACACGGTCGACATCTACTCCCCCCAGTCCGACAGCTGGCAAAGCGGTTCGCCCATCTCCATCCCGCGGCTCTCTCACGGAGCGGTCGTCATGGAGCAAAAGCTCTACGTTATGGGAGGATCGAAACACGACCATGCCGCCGGCATCAGGGAACTGCTCTCCTCGGTCATCAGTTCCGCCCTCTGAGCGCGGCCCGGTTACCGGCCCCCTGAAACCTTCCCGCAGCCCGGACCGGCAAGCGTGCTTCGGCCCCCGGAAACTGGCGTTATCGTTATCTGCGTGCCGATCCGTTCCTTCAGCGCCGGCACGTGGGAGATGACGCCGATCAGCTTGCCGTCCTGCCGGAGTCCCGCCAGGGTTTCCAGCGCAGTCTCCAGCGCCTCTTCATCGAGGGTGCCGAAGCCCTCGTCGAGAAAGAGCGAATCCACGCGAACGTTGCGGCTGGCCATCCTGGACAGCCCGAGCGCAAGTGAAAGACTGACAATGAAGCTTTCGCCCCCGGAGAGGTTCCTGGTCGAGCGGATTTCGCCGGCCTGGTAATTATCGACGACGTTCAGCTCCAGGGGCTGCAGCTCGTCGCGAAGCAGCAGGTAGCGGTCGGTCATTTTCTCCAGCTGCCGGTTTGCGTGCGAGACCATCAGCTCGAAGGTCAGGCCCTGGGCGAAATTCCGGTACTTTTTCCCGTCCGCCGAACCGATCAGGCCGTGCAGCTTCTCCCAGCGACGGCACTCGCTTTTCCGGGCCTCGACGGCGGACTGCTTTTCCTTCATTCGCTCCCTGGCGGCTGTATTTTCATTCAGCTTGTGTTTGAGACCGGCGACGGCATCACGCAATGCTGAAAGGGATTCTTCATACTCTTTGAACTGCGGTTCGAGTTCCTCAAGCGTCCTTTCAGTGAGCTTTTTGGCGATCTCCGTGTCCAAACGAGTCTCCCGGTCTTTCTGTTTGGCTTTGAGTTCCGTTCCCGTATCATCGAGTTCCTTGGCCCGGGAAGATAAAGATTCCCGATCTTCCTGTGACAGTCTGGCTTCGAGGAAGGCTTTCTCATCCGCAAAGCCTGCCGGAATCAGAGCGGCTGAAAAGTCCGCTTCCGCTTTTTTCAGTTCAGGCATTCTTTGCTCGATACGCTTCTTCAGGGACTCAACATGGGTCTTGGCCGTTGTCAGTTTCCGCTGCAGCCCGGTGTTCAGGTCT
It encodes the following:
- a CDS encoding Kelch repeat-containing protein, yielding MAQAKKTFTEFLDIRPPLPPKPDMQPTTASFRKKLRKRSPAMEIRKKLRFKPVDMEVLDQPWVPEKELPVARDCFGAAVADGRIYAIGGRTAIGEDSLFQTEASLVHAYNPATQTWATKKGMLYPHAGNTAVTAANGRIYSFGGYIKMTMENYDDPRYKVLAAAGSTSNLVQEYDPSANAWSLKNNMPRERAFHAAVAATDGAVYVFGGYGIEHIWPDPANPDPKKDVKLRDVDRYTVSSDTWTMMAPMPTPRSGLAAVQGKDGKIYVMGGLGETCEWLPTVEAYDPATNSWEKKADMPTARGAFSAVTDNGGNIHVIGGVCEWDSINTVDIYSPQSDSWQSGSPISIPRLSHGAVVMEQKLYVMGGSKHDHAAGIRELLSSVISSAL